One Mastacembelus armatus chromosome 10, fMasArm1.2, whole genome shotgun sequence DNA window includes the following coding sequences:
- the gabra2b gene encoding gamma-aminobutyric acid receptor subunit alpha-2, whose amino-acid sequence MWSRESAPVLLLCLLALTALWKTRSVNADVTSDAFKTNITLFTRILDRLLDGYDNRLRPGLGDRVTEVKTNIYVTSFGPVSDTDMEYTIDVFFRQSWKDERLKFHGPMNILPLNNLMASKIWTPDTFFHNGKKSVAHNMTMPNKLLRIKDDGTLLYTMRLTVHAECPMHLEDFPMDFHSCPLKFGSYAYTISEVTYAWTRNASDSVVVEGESSRLNQYDLLGQTVGQETIKSSTGEYTVMTAHFHLKRKIGYFVIQTYLPCIMTVILSQVSFWLNRESVPARTVFGVTTVLTMTTLSISARNSLPKVAYATAMDWFIAVCYAFVFSALIEFATVNYFTKRGWAWDGKSVVNEKKKERASVVKKNNAYAVAVANYAPNITKDSSTLPTIAKGGTTDPNKAKVDSKAQENKKTFNSVSKIDRMSRILFPVLFGTFNLVYWATYLNREPVIKDMVPSN is encoded by the exons ATGTGGAGCAGAGAGAGCGCTCCTGTACTTCTCCTCTGCCTGCTGGCGCTCACAGCTCTGTGGAAAACCAG ATCAGTGAATGCCGATGTCACATCTGATGCCTTTAAAACCAACATCACCCTGTTCACACGGATCCTTGACAGACTCCTGGATGGGTATGACAACCGTTTACGGCCTGGTCTTGGAG ACAGGGTAACTGAGGTGAAGACAAACATCTATGTCACCAGCTTTGGACCAGTTTCAGACACAGACATG GAGTACACCATAGATGTTTTTTTCCGGCAAAGCTGGAAAGACGAGAGGTTGAAATTTCATGGACCAATGAATATTTTGCCCCTCAACAACCTGATGGCAAGTAAAATCTGGACTCCGGACACATTCTTCCACAATGGGAAGAAGTCTGTGGCTCATAACATGACCATGCCTAATAAACTGTTGAGGATCAAAGATGATGGGACACTGCTGTATACCATGAG GTTAACTGTGCATGCAGAGTGCCCAATGCATCTGGAGGATTTCCCCATGGACTTTCATTCCTGTCCACTAAAATTTGGCAGCT ATGCCTACACCATCTCAGAAGTGACTTATGCTTGGACTCGAAATGCCTCCGACTCTGTGGTGGTAGAAGGAGAAAGTTCCCGCCTGAACCAGTATGACCTGCTTGGACAAACAGTTGGGCAAGAAACTATCAAGTCAAGTACAG GTGAATATACAGTGATGACAGCTCATTTCCATCTGAAGAGGAAGATTGGCTACTTTGTCATCCAGACGTACCTCCCATGCATCATGACAGTTATTCTTTCCCAAGTGTCTTTCTGGTTGAATAGAGAATCAGTGCCAGCTAGAACTGTGTTTG GTGTAACCACTGTTCTCACAATGACAACACTGAGTATAAGTGCAAGAAACTCCCTTCCCAAAGTTGCCTATGCCACTGCCATGGACTGGTTCATCGCTGTCTGCTATGCCTTCGTCTTCTCCGCTTTGATTGAGTTTGCCACTGTTAATTACTTCACAAAGCGGGGCTGGGCCTGGGATGGAAAGAGTGTTGTGAATGAAAAG aaaaaagagagggCATCTGTTGTCAAGAAGAATAATGCCTATGCTGTAGCGGTGGCTAACTACGCGCCTAATATCACCAAGGACTCCAGCACACTTCCAACCATTGCCAAAGGTGGAACTACAGATCCCAACAAGGCCAAAGTAGACAGCAAAGCCCAAGAAAACAAGAAGACCTTCAACAGTGTTAGCAAAATTGACAGGATGTCACGGATTTTGTTTCCCGTTCTATTTGGCACCTTTAACCTTGTCTACTGGGCAACCTACCTAAACAGAGAACCCGTTATAAAGGACATGGTCCCCTCTAACTAG